Below is a genomic region from Gasterosteus aculeatus chromosome 2, fGasAcu3.hap1.1, whole genome shotgun sequence.
AAAGGCTTGTTGATCATGAAGTGTTGTTGATCATATATTAATAAGAATTTATTAAGACACTAAATTCGAAAAAACAGCAACCCATCAACACTGACATCCTATACAAATAGAAGGACGATAAATTGTTGCTGTGTaacgtgaagaaaaaacaatcattGTGTAATTTCACTTAGAAACGGAACCTTTTACTATCTTGGCTGATGACAAAGAATTTATTGTGAAGGTTTCAACCGGAAGTTAAACATCTTCTGTCTGGCTTGACTCCAACTGTCCTCAGCAGGACGTGGAGCGCTCTGCTGTACTTTTCCCCACTCAATGGACACTCTCTTTGTTGCTGTGTGCATTTATTAGTACGGCACACAGGTTTTATGGCTCCCAAAGTTTATTTTCTCAGAAGTTAGCATCCGGTGGATGTGAACCGGCTGATAACCTCCCCGGTTTTTGAACGCTGCGGGCGAATGGAGACGGATTTAAttagttgttcttttttttttttcctaaaggAAAATAAGAACAGAAGATGAGCTTCGCTGCGAACTTTAAACCATGAAGGGTAAGTTACGTCACCGGTAACGCCGGCTTCCGTCCGCGCGTCGTCGCGTGCGGCGTTACGGTGCGTGTTGTTCATCTCCTCGCGCTGCTCGCGACACACTAACGGCTAAAGCGGCGTTACCGTCCGAAACCCGCCGACATGTTGACGTTTCTTTAGTGCTCACAACCGCGCCGGGAGCTCGGCTAACGTTACGCCTTTAAGTCAACGCCGcgtgcttccttccttccttcgaTTTACCGCTACATATATTCAGTATCAAAGTTAATGCGTAACTAACGTTACCGTTTCACAGCGAACCGAACACGTCGTTCCTCCGACGTCCCTCGTCTCCTTGATGGAAGGAGACTCTGAGCTCCACAcgttgttgttgtggccgaaTGAGTGGTTCCATTCCCTTGATTCACGAGTGATGATTATTTATTACCTTGCAATAAGGAAGAATCTGGAAGCATTTCATTTGAGTTTTGAGGGAAATTGGTCTTGATATGACTTTTTAGTCACTTTCCTCCTGCTTCCATCCCCTTTAATGAATAAGTGAACTGAGGTCATTGACCCCCAACGCACGCAGCGAAGCTTCCTATGGATCCATGGAGGGACAAAAGCAACTCAATTAAGGATAACTGACTTCAACTGGAGGCTTCTCAACTAAACGACAGATCGTTCTGTGCTCACCTCTTCAGTTTGATGGCTATTGATATCGCAGCTGTCCTGAGTTTGAGTTTATGAGATAATTTGTGATGCATTTTTCAGCACATCGTGTGCACAACAAATGATGGGACTTGACATGTTGTCAAGTGGGCGCATCAGTCTTTTGACAGAGATCTGACAAAACGTCCAGTTGCACACAAGCTTCTCGCGGTGGCTGACGACGGATCGGTCGTTTCCAGAAACTTAATCTACGCGTTTCCTCATCTTCGTCCCCCCTTTTCATCATCGCTCTAACCGCCACGGTTGAGGGCGAGCCACAGGCGCACAATACCTCACCTACAACGTGTTGTGTCACGCCACCCGTCCTGGGGCGTTTTTGTGGCAGTTTAAAAGGTGCAATGAGGTTTTCATTTAGCTGGCAGGCGATGACGGGATTGGATTCCTCGTCGCCTCGGATCCCCCACCTGGTTTCAGATGAGTCAAGGGTACCTTTCTGCTTTGACAGGCGGATGGATGCCGGCGATGTCCAGCTTTGTTTGACATGTCTACGAAATGTTACTCCAAGAGTAGATCCAAATACCCAGGAAACAAACAAGTGGTTTGTTTCTGAATCATTAACATCAAAAGGGTTAAATATTCCGATGATCTCGTATCAAACCGGTTGCAAATCTCTCTGCGGCGTAATTATGGACAGCCGGCTCATCCGTTATTCCTGCAGCTCAGGAAGTTCCACTCATGCTTTCCTGTGCAACATACCGCACACAGACAAATAACGCAAGTGGGTCAGTCGTGGAGACGCATTGTCACCGCGGGGTCCGCAAACCATGCAGCAGcattccagcccccccccccgcacgcaCTCATTTGATTTGggtcaaaccaaacaaaggcGTCACTCGCAGAAATGACTGCCGGTCTGTCTCCAGTTAAATTtattcctcaacccccccccccatcccccctaaAACCCCCAACCACCCCCCCAACTCTTTCCTCTCGTACGGCTCGGCAGGAATGCAACTCATGGTGTTGTTATGATCCGAGGGATTTCACCACGTCTCCACGTTCCCTCAGCCGCGAGCGGTCCCAACGTGCAACGTGTCCATATGGTTTTGTTCCAGCGAgtcaggagctgcagcagcagagcgaaCAGTGACCGCATTGATGTGGACGCAGGCACCATCGGTCAGGGGGGGTGACGATGCAGATTTTTTCACCAAGTCTCAAGGCCGTAGATTTACAGCCCCTCAAAGGAGGCTCTAGTCGATGCACAGGCGTCCCCGTATGTTTTATCTGGCATCTGATAAACAGCGGGACCCTTTAGGGACCTTCACACCTAAAATGTGCATTGTTTCAGGCATCTGAAAAACAGCTTTGCCTGAACACCACATTTGGTGTAGGAGGATAAGGAATCCCCctgaggctggaggagggtgtttgGGCGTCTCAGGACGCGGACACACGGCAGCAGAACTCTGGGTTCCGCTCGCCGTCTCTCCTCATTCTTACCGGATTTATTTTGGGAAAGCGACCCTGACAGAAGCCCGTCCTTCCTCTCCGTCCCTTCCTACAAGTGGTAGACCGCTTCAGATGTGTGCAGTTTCAAAAGCACATGTCCtcctgaggggaggggggggggggcctcaagTCCCTTTTGACCCCACGTGTGCCGTCTGAGCTTGTTTTTAATTGCAGTGATTGATGGGTAATGTTTGTGTCTTGTCTTCTTTTTAGGTTCTTTACAAGACGAGACAAGGGGGGGAAGAGATGCTCGGCTAGAACAATACGAAGCATAAAGACCTCAAGGATCAGTTACAGCCATAAACCTTGTGGCGCTCCTGCTTTCACTTATTGTATCTGTATTTAATCGGAAACAGATTGCTTGGCTTCGCCCGGCTGTCTCCTGGAGGACGTCCCCGATGCATTCTCTTGCCCCCTCTCAACATGCTGGCTCTGAGGCTGCAGCAGGGCAGGCGAGGGGTTGGTGAAGCCGATCCACTGCAGAAAGGGGACGCTGTGGCTCGGCAGGGCGGCCTGTCAGGgaggcccccccctcctcacgaGCAGTGCGCCGGCATCAGGGAGAAGATCTCCCAGTGGGAAGGTCGCAGTCAGCAGGGCGGCTGCCAGGATGCCGGGGCGAAGGCACATCCTCCAACCGTGTCCCGAACTCTGTCCGGAGACGAACTGGGCAACGGATGTTCCGCTGACAAATCAAAAGGGGGACCTCTCCTCTCAAAATCTCTAACCCTGGGCTTAGATTTCCGAGCATCCCCGGCACGCGCCGGACATGGTGCGGCCGGTAGGAAGTCGGAACCCCTGCAGAAGTGCTCGACCGAGTTCTCCGCCGCGACGCCGGGAATCAGGCCACTCGCGGCACAATTGTTAGCGTCTCCCAGTGTGCCGGCCGACCCCGCTCGACGGATCTTCACCGCCAACAGCGACCAAAAAAAGGATCGCCTCCCGGAGGTTGAAGTAGTTTCTAAACATCTACCTCCATTGACCGGTGACCAAGAGGACGACATGCCTGCTGGAAACTTCTACACGTCACGGGGCTTCTGGCGTAAGCTGGAGGGCGACCGGCTGCTGTGGGAGAAAGGCCGCTGGTCTTCGGGCGCAGCTCAGCCTCCCCCCAAGCCCGTGCGGACGTTCCAGTATCGGGGAGGCGACGCGGCGTGGCGGGACAGCGGATCGCCTCATAACAACCAGTCCAACGCCAGGAGCAGGAGGGTAGCCCACCCACCCAGCTTCCCTCCGCCGGCGTGTCCCGTGGCAAAGACTAACGGGCTGTCCAGGCATGCAAAGAACAGGTGAGTCGATGCTCTAAATGGAGCGCTGCGATCGATCTGGTGGAAAAAGGAAATTCACAAACGCACATAAAACATCCTGCTCAAGACTTTGTCTAGCAGCAGTTTttttcggggtggggggggggggtctgttctGCGGAGGAAACTGAGCCTAAATAGTTGGCCGGCGTCCTGGTGTGATGTCACATGATATCTGGCTGTATTGTTCTCTATTATAAGGATGTGGCTTCAGCCCgcgggtcgggggggtcgtCATGcacaggcgcgcacacacacacacacacacacacacacacacacacacacacacacacacacacacacacacacacacacacacacgcgttgttGTACAGTTACACTGAGCTGAATGAACACCTCCATAGACTGGCCAATGATTGAATACTAATTTAAATATAGGAAGCTAAGTTGTAATTTAAGTGAAATTacacttgtttttgttgttgttgatcctaaataatgttttaatttgTCACGAGACTCATTGCCGTGTCACACTCAATCACAATACCCTATAACCTGTTTATTGGAATGTCACCCAACTGCCCAGATGTTAGAATAATCTGGCAACAGGTCACCTGATGTAGGAAAAGATACGCATTTGTATTCTTGAGTTTATGCCAATCAGTAACTCTGCCCCCACCTTCAGTCTTCCTGAACACACATAGTTCTCCGGTTCTCCTTGTTCACCAACTTCAGGGGCAGCAACTAGCTGTCATTCATTCCTTATTGTGAAACTGGTCCACGGAGCTGGGCGGTTTGTCCTTGTCTCAGCACTCATGCGTGTTACCAAAGCAACGCCAAGCGCATAGAACTGACACTGAGCTCGTAACCAGGCCGAGACGACAGCAAATCCGCTCCGACAAAACCTGTCTCTTCCCTTTCGTTGGAGGAATGTGCTGTGATCTAACGGTTATTATGACAGCTGTCTCACTCCATTCTGCCACGTCTGTCTAAGACCTCACAGTCTCGTTCCTCGTCGTCAGATGATCATTTTGGTCATTCATGgtcatttcctttctttctcggCAGTTTATCGCACTCTCTCTGTCTTGCTGTGTTTGATATCAAAATAAGGAGTTTTGTGGGGGAAGGGGCGGCGCCGACCCAACACACTACCAGGGAACAAGCAATCGTATGGCAGCTACCTTcacgcccgtctctctctctctctgccctccctTCCCCACAGGAAGTCCTTTGAGTACGAGGATGCGGAGCGCCTGACGGCGAAGCCGGGCACGCTGAGAGGAGAGGACCGACACTCGGCCCTTTACAACGCCTTCTCCAACGACAATATTTACGAGGACATTGTTTGTAAGTTCGACTCCCAGTGTCATGTGAACTTCTGCCTGTCTGTAGTCTATTATGAACCGCTCTCCTCAGCCCTGGTTTTGTGcgaaaagcagaaaaagacagGAAGTCATAAAGACTGCAGGGGGCCTGTCATTGGTTGACTGCCCTGTTTATGACGCTTCATGTTATCAGAATGGAGCCTGTTCAAGAAGGATGCGGCACAGGCACCAGTGAACCAACACGTTTTACCAGGGTTGTGTCTGAAGGTTTCTTTGTCCCGGAGGTCGATGCAAAGATTAGTTTTCAGTTGAGTGATCGTGAATTCATTGTTTTGTCAGGTTTCAAGCAAAAATGTCCCAAAATATCTGGTTGCATCTTCTAGCATGTTTTCCTTTGATATGTTAGAGATACAAAAATTGTCTTTTGCTTGGCACTGTTTGTGGTGATTGGGGCCTGTCTTAGGGTCACGGCCTCTGTCCTCTGTTTTAGGGTCAAGGTTCGGTGAAACCTTTCACTGATGCAACATGCGTTCAGCCCGTCTTATCTCTCTCCCCTCAATCCGTCTCCCCCCAGGTGAAGGGACCAGCGATGAGCCCTATGAGAATGTCAAGCTACGTCCCATGTGTCTCCCCATCGGAAGTCCCCACGGCCCAAAGGTAACGGAAGACATGCCTTTCGCGCCTCCCTTTCACACTACAGAAAGCTGTCTGGTTGCATGAAATGAGCCCTCCCTGACATGAGATTCTGAAAGAGGACAGTTACACTTTCATACAGCGTAATTACCAATGAACCGAGTGATACTCTGGAGCTTTTGTCTTCCAGCTGCCTCCTAAACCCCAAACGCTGCAAGGCCACGTGAAAaaggtggagaggaagaggtttCAAACATCCACACCATCCAAATCTTCCACACTGGCAGACGTTCCCAAACCAGCGGCACCGCGGCGCGCCAGCGGCCCACTAACGCTGCGGACGCCTCAGGTAAATGGTGCATGGATCATGGCAGGCGTGGCGGTTTTGGGATACAATGATTGCTCAGGTTTGGGTTTATGCCTTTGCAGCCAGGCATTAACAGGCCCAAACACGTGGACCTGAGGTCAAGGGTCACGGTGTCACTCACAGAACCCATTTTTGGACATAACCCAAGACGTCACGTGCTAATAATGAATGTCTGGTAGAAAACCATTAGGAGGACATGGACGTGAACGGCGGTTGGTTTGAGGAGAACGACTTGTGGTTGAGTGGAGCAGGAAGGGGAAGCGCGCTGCAATATTACAGATAGTGGTAGAGAGACACTTACTTCATGAGAAGACATTCATTGGATCATTGGACTCATGGCAGTGCAAAGAGCGGGGACAGTGGGGACCTTTGACAATAAGGgacaataacaaaacattttataaagATGTAGAAGTAGATTTTTAGACGGTATGcaaacaatgtgtttttcttgacCTGTTTTTTTAgcaatttaaaaacaacattagttATAGTTATGTTATCCTTCAACTCTTTTAGATCTTTGACTAAAGTATCAAATGAAAGTAACGGGTATCGACATAATGTACTTTTCTCTATTGTACTTAACTGCATCTTTTGTTGTGAAGTAGTACTTTCTTTCCTTGAACTGACGCACACGCTGGCTTCTGTGTGTTAAAGATACGTCTCGGCTtcctgcatgtgtttgtttgtgcgttgaGGCCAGCGCTCTATATTTGTGTTCCTCAGTTGGCTTGTGTCCACGAGAATGTACGGTTAAAAAAACGTAGTGAATATCAATAATAATGATGTACTTAGTGACTCGTTATGTCACGACTCCCTGTAATCATGATTGTATAATGGCTGTGAAATTACGGGGCTGACgagtacctgtgtgtgtgcttcacagTACGTCAACAAGATCGAGACCATCTTTGATgacaagagagggaggaagagagtgaAGAACCAGGGAGTCTCTGTGCgaggtaaaacacacacacacacacgcatattttGATGGTACACACAAGGCCAGCTGCAGCAGGCACAGCCGCTGATTATGAAACAAAGGCTGACTGTCTGCATCTGATTATGGCTTCGCAAATCTTTTCCattcctctgcttctccctAACCCGTCCCTCCCTGATTCATATCCACAACAGAGGAGACgagtgggacagagagtgaCCCCGAGGACAACGCCAAAGGTATCACCGTGGAGTTAATATGCCCCGTGGAGTTAATATGCCCCTAATGTCTCTTTAGCTGCCTTGCAGGTTAAATGGCATATTTCTGTAATAGAAATCCTGGTTGGTCACTATTTGATTATTGACACTGCCAAGTGTAAACAAAGGGTTTACAAAAATATATCTGTTGCATGCATTGAAAATCACTCCGTATGGCTCTACAGTGCCACCGGCCATGTTACATATCTCTGTATACATCTCTGTGCGCTATTTAGCATCTTCTCTACCTTATTTTAGCATAGTAGTCAATATATTTCATTAGTGTTTAGCTATCTGGCCATGAATGAAGTATTGGGGAGAACCTGTTGGTGGCTCTAGATTCTCCAAAGTGTTTACATTTCATCCTCAGGGGAACACCAGCCTCTGCCTGAGTGTGACTCCATCGATCAACCACATGATCATCCATGGATCAATACTTGTCCAGATTAATCAAGTCCTCTGTTGCGTCTGTTAAGCCTTTTTAGAAAGGTCAAATAAATCTAAAGTCCACCCTGTTTCAAAGAGACGCTTGTGGCAAATGTTGTTTTGAGCTTGAAGAAACTCAAACAATACCTCCCCCGCGAGATGCAGACTACCAGTTATCAATGAGCTTTGTTGTGCAAACTGAGGCATCAGCGTTCGATGTCACAATTCTGTTTATCCATGTTGTATAAAAGCCTCATGTTGCCCAGCGTTGAGCTCGTGCTCCCATTGTGTGGCGTCCAGCAGGCTCCAGGAGATCGGTTTACATCCAGTCGACGCTGAAACGTCGGCCAGGTTACCGCACCCTGGAGAGGGACCtgatccagctgcagcagcagaaacagcagcTCTTCCAGATCTTCGTGGTGGTGTCGCTAAGAAAAGGCTCCTCGGGAAACACCTACTCCCCCGAGATCACGCAGCAGTTCCCCAAACTGGTTAGAATGAGATGTTAACATAACTCTGCCCTTCTTCCGGGCAAAGGACACAACTGTGGATTAATCGCAGGGCTTCGATTGAATGGTATTCTGTGGAATTGGGACAACGTCGTCATGTGCAAGATATAACCTTGTTTGTCACAATTAAAGGAACATGACTCTCATCTAAAGCTCGAGGGATCATTTCAACAGCTATCTTCAGTTTTACAGAACAGCACTttgatttttcttgtttttccttgttcatttttattacacttttaaacattgtcacattattttgttttttatatggGAACATACAAACGGTTGTTTGATGATGGTTTAGAAtaactgctcaaaaaaaaagactcatttGGAGGAGCATGGCCTTCACCGACCTCCCTCTGTTTCAGTTTGAGAAGTCGTCCCGAGTCTCCAAAGAGGCAGAAGATCAGCTGAAGGTCATTCCCAAGTTCTGCTTCCCCGACGCCCAGGACTGGAAGCCCTCTGCACACATGCCAAGGTCAGCTGTCCGTTATGTCTGTATTTGCTTTGCCATTTTTCACACAGCTTCCATGTGCTCTAATGCATCTTCTCTAGCTTTCCCTTCCTGTACAGTGTTTAGCTCAAGTTCTTGCACTATTGATTGATCGGCCATCTCCTCCTGTCTAATTTATGTCCTCTGCTGTAACTCTTCCATGCGCTCTAATAAATAACTCCCACAGAGATCTGATTATTACTCCTAGTAGCTCTGGGTATTCTGCGTTTATTTTAACAAGTAGGTGTGGTTCACTCTTGTAATGTGGATTATGATCTTGCTGTCTTTAAACATGCAAGGAAATATAACTCACCTGCCCATTTACGTATTCTGTTTTTACAATAATGCTTTTTAGGTACTAAAGAGCAAAATGAAACCCTTTGgctttgtgtgcttgtgtttacaGCGAGACCTTCTCCTTCGTCCTGACCAGCGAGGACGGCAGTCGCTGGTTCTGTTACTGCTGTAAGATCTTGGTGAGTGTAGATGTGAAAACATTTGCATCTGAAtcattgatttgtgtgtgtgtgtgtgtgtgtgtgtgtgtgtttgcgtgtgtgtgtgttaggcgACATGGAAGCCTGCCACATGCTTACTCAACATCTCTTGGGAGGTTTAAATCAGTATATGTGAATAACAGGCCGTAAACGCATTCTAAATCGAtgacagagagcaggaagaatTTTATCCCTTTCCCCTTTCCTTTGCTTCATCGGGCGCTGCTTTTAGCTCTTTTAAAGACCGAGATTTTATGTTGAAATGATGTGGTACATGTGTCTTTTCTATTGTGTTAGAATATTCTGTGGTTGTCTCTGAGCTCTCTGTAACTTCGGCGTAGTGTTTGTTCTATTTTCAGTGTAGACCGTACAGGAAGAGTTCTATGTCTGGTTTAGTTGGTAGATAAACCCCTAAAGGTTTCCACTTTGGACTCTAAACGCATTTTCAATGACATCCTggtaaacacaataaaatggaAAGAAGGCTCTTGATGAGAACGTGATGGTTCTCAGTTTAGTTAAATGTTCATTCTTAATGAGCGTCTTTGGCACCATCATCTCTGTTACCCGCTTTATGTCTTTtatgtttgtctgtttcttcAAGCCTGTTGGAAAAGGGAAGAGGCTCCCGGAGGTGCACTGTATTGTCAGCAAACTGGGCTGTTTCAACCTCTTTGCAAAGGTGAGGCAACTAAACAATGCATCAAAGCCTTTTGTAAGGAAAAGAGCTGGTTTTTAAATGGAATGACGCTACTCCAGAATATAATCCAGAGCAATCCCTGGGTGCGTTTTTCAATAAAGAAATTTGTAAAACCTGTAGCCGCGTCACGCCCTCCTTCGAGTTAGCCGAGTTAGCCGGGTGTGACCGTGTGAGTATGGTTAGAGGGCGAGGAAGGTTCATTTACATACCCAGATCTTTGCTCTTTGCTCTAACCCTCATTGCGCACAGTGATTCTCTGATTCTTCTGTCCAgattctggaggaggtggagaagcgcAGGGAGATTTCCCCAGCGCTGGTTTACCCTTTTATGCGTAGCGTGATGGAGGCCCCTTTCCCCGCCCCCGGACGCACAGTCACCATTAAGAGCTTCCTCCCTGGCTCTGGGAATGAGGTAATCCTGCaacaaaaaggggaaaggtTGATTAGTAGTTGTGGTCCTCTTAACCACTCCTTCCTGCTGACTCGGAATGACTCAGACTGGGAGGCTATCTGTGTAAACAATAGTGACGGCTATTTCAGCTTTGAACAGTTCATATTGGCACCGCTGCCTGAATGGATAATAACCGGCAACAGTAATGcatttagttattattatttgctgACTTCCAATAAGTAGGTAATGACCCTTTCCAAAACTGGAAAGGCCCTGTTGTAGGAGTTTGAACTTCTGTGGTTCAAAGCTGCATCTTAagtatatttttcaaaatacacaataaactGTGATGCTTGAACTCAAAAACCTGGAGatcgatttgttttttttgttcagtaaGGAAATGAACCATACAGGCATTTTAATTACTAGGAAAAATATCAAAAATTGATTGCAGAAATGAACATCTCTTGACAATAAACACGTTATTCTAAATGTTTCTCAAGCTGTTGCTTACATCCCGGCAGCAGTACAGGTAGTCCGTGTGTACCAGTGTAGTTACACTGCTGCGTGTGCTCTTGTTGCCCTGCAGGTCCTGACTTTGTGTCGACCAGTGGACTCCCGGCTGGAGCACGTGGACTTTGACAGCCTGCTGCAGTGTCTCAGCGTGGGGAATCTCCTGCAGGTGTTTGCCTCCCTTTTGCTTGAGAGGCGGGTCATCTTCATCGCTGACaaactgaggtgtgtgtgtgtgtgtgtgtgtgtgtacgcacgtATGTAAAGATGACATACAGAAGCGATTCAAAAGGAACGTGATTATTGCGTGTGGAGGCTTAATCTAATCATACATGTTAATCACGTTCCGACATCAAGTCAAGTCAGTTTTATTCGGATGGCCCAAAATCACTTGCAGTGACTCAGTAGGCTCTAGAGGGCCACGACAACAATAACATAACACGTGTCCTGACTTATTATCCAGCAGGACATTTCTCACTTCAATAGGATATTTACAGATCGTCTTTATTTGAATATGTAAACCGAAAAAGTTAAAAGACAAGGATATTACCAGATACCGTTGCTGAGAGTATTTGcttgtataaaataaatatataaatgactgCTTGCCGAAGCTCCTACAGTCACTTGAAATTATTTTCACAATAATATTTTCAGGGAGCGTTTCTCTATTTGAGGCACGTGATCCGTGTGAGAACTGAGCAGCGCTCGACTGTCTTCCCTCCGCAGTGTGTTGTCTCGGTGCAGCCATGCAGTGCTGGCGCTGCTGTACCCCTTCACCTGGCAGCACACCTTTGTGCCCGTGCTCCCGGCCAGCATGCTGGACATCAGCtgctcccccacccccttcctcaTCGGGGTGCTGGCGCCGTGCCTGccagagctgctggagctgcccATCGAGGAGGTCGGTCCGGTCGGAATTCTGTGCCCCACGCGTGTTTTTAAATTGGCCGTTTTAAAAAGACTGTTCTGTCTGTAGATCGGTTTAAGTGCCATCAATTGGCCGTATATTTCTTGCATATTGTG
It encodes:
- the dennd2c gene encoding DENN domain-containing protein 2C isoform X1 gives rise to the protein MLALRLQQGRRGVGEADPLQKGDAVARQGGLSGRPPPPHEQCAGIREKISQWEGRSQQGGCQDAGAKAHPPTVSRTLSGDELGNGCSADKSKGGPLLSKSLTLGLDFRASPARAGHGAAGRKSEPLQKCSTEFSAATPGIRPLAAQLLASPSVPADPARRIFTANSDQKKDRLPEVEVVSKHLPPLTGDQEDDMPAGNFYTSRGFWRKLEGDRLLWEKGRWSSGAAQPPPKPVRTFQYRGGDAAWRDSGSPHNNQSNARSRRVAHPPSFPPPACPVAKTNGLSRHAKNRKSFEYEDAERLTAKPGTLRGEDRHSALYNAFSNDNIYEDIVCEGTSDEPYENVKLRPMCLPIGSPHGPKLPPKPQTLQGHVKKVERKRFQTSTPSKSSTLADVPKPAAPRRASGPLTLRTPQYVNKIETIFDDKRGRKRVKNQGVSVREETSGTESDPEDNAKAGSRRSVYIQSTLKRRPGYRTLERDLIQLQQQKQQLFQIFVVVSLRKGSSGNTYSPEITQQFPKLFEKSSRVSKEAEDQLKVIPKFCFPDAQDWKPSAHMPSETFSFVLTSEDGSRWFCYCCKILPVGKGKRLPEVHCIVSKLGCFNLFAKILEEVEKRREISPALVYPFMRSVMEAPFPAPGRTVTIKSFLPGSGNEVLTLCRPVDSRLEHVDFDSLLQCLSVGNLLQVFASLLLERRVIFIADKLSVLSRCSHAVLALLYPFTWQHTFVPVLPASMLDISCSPTPFLIGVLAPCLPELLELPIEEVLIVDLCADKFVVQLGDEDCILPSKLQAALQQILEEREDILAQEDRGGDQQVDLSALVSEGFVRFFVELVGHYPLHMVESSNGSREVQRDGFRKSHPSRGVRQFLQLFMDTQMFAGFIQDKELRKGGARGLFEARVAEHLDSYPEPEPSGVNKFLKGLGNKIKSLQLK
- the dennd2c gene encoding DENN domain-containing protein 2C isoform X2, encoding MLALRLQQGRRGVGEADPLQKGDAVARQGGLSGRPPPPHEQCAGIREKISQWEGRSQQGGCQDAGAKAHPPTVSRTLSGDELGNGCSADKSKGGPLLSKSLTLGLDFRASPARAGHGAAGRKSEPLQKCSTEFSAATPGIRPLAAQLLASPSVPADPARRIFTANSDQKKDRLPEVEVVSKHLPPLTGDQEDDMPAGNFYTSRGFWRKLEGDRLLWEKGRWSSGAAQPPPKPVRTFQYRGGDAAWRDSGSPHNNQSNARSRRVAHPPSFPPPACPVAKTNGLSRHAKNRKSFEYEDAERLTAKPGTLRGEDRHSALYNAFSNDNIYEDIVCEGTSDEPYENVKLRPMCLPIGSPHGPKLPPKPQTLQGHVKKVERKRFQTSTPSKSSTLADVPKPAAPRRASGPLTLRTPQYVNKIETIFDDKRGRKRVKNQGVSVREETSGTESDPEDNAKGSRRSVYIQSTLKRRPGYRTLERDLIQLQQQKQQLFQIFVVVSLRKGSSGNTYSPEITQQFPKLFEKSSRVSKEAEDQLKVIPKFCFPDAQDWKPSAHMPSETFSFVLTSEDGSRWFCYCCKILPVGKGKRLPEVHCIVSKLGCFNLFAKILEEVEKRREISPALVYPFMRSVMEAPFPAPGRTVTIKSFLPGSGNEVLTLCRPVDSRLEHVDFDSLLQCLSVGNLLQVFASLLLERRVIFIADKLSVLSRCSHAVLALLYPFTWQHTFVPVLPASMLDISCSPTPFLIGVLAPCLPELLELPIEEVLIVDLCADKFVVQLGDEDCILPSKLQAALQQILEEREDILAQEDRGGDQQVDLSALVSEGFVRFFVELVGHYPLHMVESSNGSREVQRDGFRKSHPSRGVRQFLQLFMDTQMFAGFIQDKELRKGGARGLFEARVAEHLDSYPEPEPSGVNKFLKGLGNKIKSLQLK